A genomic region of Echeneis naucrates chromosome 24, fEcheNa1.1, whole genome shotgun sequence contains the following coding sequences:
- the gpr31 gene encoding hydroxycarboxylic acid receptor 2 — MEWNNTTTGLYQQIEDCEATNKTLYKFYAAVMIIIFILALPLNASVLHLFIFKLKFWKSNSNNIFLFNLVLADILLLFCLPIKAHNFIQGERRSGNDTVCKAMLFMLFLNRGASIAFLTVTSIDRYFNVVHPGRKNLLRALKKSPQISIIIWLLLLPLTIPTMLKTFECCNSHSSGDDTLIKSLVDSMREAVFFTQIIIPFIILVYCTVRIVNRLRKKTVGDRTKLKRAVFLVTTVMVVFSFCFLPCTIARMVLLIVRVQELPEYYEDKAAVAFDGLMVLSYMDCLLDPLVYCFCSTKFKALYLNNYCPFLVKQSPLPVDSSTGNNNTTHATRNAVI; from the exons ATGGAATGGAACAACACAACCACGGGTCTCTACCAACAAATCGAAGACTGTGAAGCCACAAACAAGACTCTGTATAAATTTTATGCAGCTGTCATGATCATAATTTTCATCTTGGCTTTGCCTCTGAATGCGTCCGTCCTCCACCTCTTCATATTCAAGTTGAAGTTCTGGAAatccaacagcaacaacatctTCCTCTTCAACCTGGTGCTGGCCGACATTCTCCTGCTCTTCTGTTTGCCAATAAAGGCTCACAACTTCAtccagggagagaggaggagcggAAATGACACCGTTTGTAAAGCTATGCTCTTCATGCTGTTTTTGAATCGAGGAGCCAGCATTGCCTTCCTCACTGTGACGTCCATTGATCGATACTTCAACGTGGTGCATCCAGGTCGGAAGAATCTCCTGAGAGCTCTCAAGAAATCCCCTCAAATCTCTATCATcatctggctgctgctgctgcccctcACCATCCCCACCATGCTCAAGACCTTTGAATGCTGCAACAGCCACAGCAGCGGAGACGACACCTTAATAAAG AGTTTGGTGGACAGTATGAGAGAGGCGGTCTTCTTCACTCAGATCATCATCCCCTTCATCATCCTGGTCTACTGCACCGTACGCATCGTCAACCGGCTCAGGAAGAAAACAGTCGGGGACAGGACCAAGTTAAAGAGAGCCGTATTTCTGGTGACGACCGTCATGGTGGtcttctccttctgcttcctgcCCTGCACCATCGCCAGGATGGTTCTGCTGATTGTCCGTGTCCAAGAGTTGCCTGAATACTATGAGGACAAAGCTGCCGTGGCCTTTGACGGCCTGATGGTCCTGTCCTACATGGACTGTCTGCTGGACCCGCTGGTCTACTGCTTCTGCAGCACGAAGTTTAAAGCGCTTTACCTCAATAATTACTGCCCCTTCTTGGTGAAACAATCGCCACTGCCAGTCGATAGctcaacaggaaacaacaacacaacacatgctACACGCAACGCTGTCATTTGA